Genomic DNA from Raphanus sativus cultivar WK10039 unplaced genomic scaffold, ASM80110v3 Scaffold0088, whole genome shotgun sequence:
CAACATCtacttttctttcttatttttggCCAACAACCACCACATATCCATGTTTAcgtatatgaaaattaaatatcaatcATTCAATACACGTATAACATACGAATACTCGCAACAAAGTTTGTCACGGGTGAAATTGTAAGAACAACTACAAAGACCTAATAATCACTAGTAAGCAAATCTATCTAACCTTCATATCGATACAAAACGAGTCATACGTGACATTGTGACGACGACACGTAAAAGCATCCGTCTTGGTTACGAGAAGAAAAACTAAGAGTTGTAAGCTTTTAACATttactaatatgtatataacaaatttaaatAGCAGCTATATAAGTCTAGAAACATAGGTAGCTAGTAGCACTCAAAACACACAAGTATTAACTTTAGAGTTATTACACATCAATATTCTtctcattttcttttcaaaatttaccATCGCCGACTATGACGAAATCCTCCGCCGTCACATCACAACCGTCTCTATACctctttctcctcctcctcttaccGTTGCAAGCTCAATCCTCAGACGACCTAATTGACACAGTCTGCAAACAGACCCCGTTCTGCGACCTCTGCGAAGCCTGTCTTCGCCCTCTCACTCCCTCTCCTTCCGATCCCAAATCTTTAGCCTCCGCAATGGCCAACGTTGTCCTCGGAAACATGACCGATACCTTAAGTTATATCCAATCTCTGATCAGACATTCTAATGATCCCGCCGCGGAGCGAGCACTGGCTCAGTGTGCTGAGCTGTACCGACCTGTGGTCCGGTTTAACATTCCTCAGGCGATCGAGGCAATGCAGCGAGGGGAGTTTGGCTTCGCGTTGTATGTTCTCGGAGACGCCGAGAAACAGACTGATTCTTGCCAGAAACGGATCAATAGTACCATGGCCGACGATGAAAGCTCGGTGGCTCTTACGACTAGAAACCAGCTGGTTAAGAATCTTTGCGACGTGGCCATTTCTGTGATTAAATCTCTAATGAACAGTAGTTAAGAACTTTGTTTCTTTCGCGAGTGATAGTTTATATGtttgtaattaatttatatctacCAAGAAAATGATTATTAAGCACTTTATAGTTCAgtattcttacatatatatttgtttagcTGAGGAGTATATAACtctatgatttatttggtgACTTAGTGGGGATTTAATATTGGGACCACGAAGCATCCGAAGACAGCAACGCAACAGAAATAATAGACATTTGAAATATACACACACGTGAAATCACATGTTCAATTAATTTTGCACAGCATTAAAAGTGGTCTCTAAAGCTCAGTGGGAGCGTCTAGACACAGCCACATGGATTCCGAGTACCAATAATATgatgatttcatttttttttttacgttttgaTCTCATCAAAGTTTGAATACTTTTTTACATCCGTTTAAATACAACATATCTACTACTAATACGATCTTAATTTGCATCATAATTTTATAGTAGCACATCTAAAAAAGGTACATACACTGAATAACGCGAcagtaattttattatttgtaacTTCTCTTAATTTTACTTCAAGAGGAATATTACAAAACTATAGTGTTATTGTTTCATAGCCGCAGAGAAAGCAGCCAACTTTGCCCAAAAACTTTATCGGTACGAGTGTATGGTTCACCGACAATCTAAACCATAAAATGGTTTGGCCAACCAGTGATGAACCTGTCCAGTTCTATCTCTTTGGTTTACGCTTCATTGTGAAACTCTATTCATGCTCTTCTCATTCTCCAAACCGGAAACCGGTTTCAATAAACTGCGAGTACAAAACAAAAGCTAGGATTAGAGATTATTTCAGactaatgaaaatataattgatcTTCTTAACCAAGCTGAGAAACAGCAACATACTTTGGTAATCTCCTTGCTAAAACCGGACCAGTATAACTTCCATCCGGTTTGCTCGAGGACGGGTTCCCCGCATACTGAACCGAAACAAAATCACCGTTGGGTTTTCCGGAGCTAACGGCTGTTCTTGGCGACAAACCTGAATATTACAAACAAAACACAGTTAATGAAACTAACTGCAAAACGCTACCGCAATCGCAGTCGTaagaatcaaaatcaaaacacaccTTGGAAAATAAGGACGAAGAAGAAAATAGCGGTGAGAATCGAGGCCAAAACATTGCCAAGAGAAGAAGCCGCAGACGCAGACGCAGCTTTGGCCGCTCTCGTTTTCTTCAATGCTTTCAAACGTTCGACCCTCGCGCGTTTCAGCATCGCCAATTCAGCGATCTCCTTTATCAGCTTCATATCCGCGGCGTCCAGCGACGGTCCACGCGGCGGCCGAGGAGGCTTCGACGCAGATTTCTTGCGTTTCTCCTTCCGGTCGCTCTTCCCCCATCCCGGTTTACTGATCGCACATTGAACCGGACTTGCATCGTTTTCTAACAAGCCGACAGTTTCTTCTCCGGTTTTCACCGGTTTGTTATCCGGAGACATCGGTAACAATGGCTTCTCCGGCGACTTTGTAT
This window encodes:
- the LOC108860271 gene encoding cell wall / vacuolar inhibitor of fructosidase 1-like, which produces MTKSSAVTSQPSLYLFLLLLLPLQAQSSDDLIDTVCKQTPFCDLCEACLRPLTPSPSDPKSLASAMANVVLGNMTDTLSYIQSLIRHSNDPAAERALAQCAELYRPVVRFNIPQAIEAMQRGEFGFALYVLGDAEKQTDSCQKRINSTMADDESSVALTTRNQLVKNLCDVAISVIKSLMNSS
- the LOC108861359 gene encoding uncharacterized protein LOC108861359, encoding MGMSLDFDVDLEKGVVDYDNVYTKSPEKPLLPMSPDNKPVKTGEETVGLLENDASPVQCAISKPGWGKSDRKEKRKKSASKPPRPPRGPSLDAADMKLIKEIAELAMLKRARVERLKALKKTRAAKAASASAASSLGNVLASILTAIFFFVLIFQGLSPRTAVSSGKPNGDFVSVQYAGNPSSSKPDGSYTGPVLARRLPNLLKPVSGLENEKSMNRVSQ